From the Clostridiales bacterium FE2011 genome, one window contains:
- a CDS encoding MFS transporter, with product MNSNPAKKDNVFFNRNFRLVFFGALVSEIGALLYSFAVGFYILQISNNNAFLQGLYLALNGVTLLLFTPVGGVLGDRFNIAKIMYICDFLKGTIIILATALMLLFPEANTQIVILFVLGILGSIISGVFNPAAGVLLPHIVEEQKLQQANSYFSIKHSLNGIVGVMLAGILYAALPIHTLFFIIGACFIASGISETQIRYEHTPSKGQLTLRVALNDMRDGLNYLKTKKSVLALLGSLLFINFFFSPLGSNFIPYFVRTDIAGAGSYLLDKILTPELWSSVINVCIGIGSLAGAAILSTRKPTEKCGHTVAVCLCVIAALMISSALIYWLTVDLGNALNVFLIAFSAGCLVLGVMIAWINVPISTTMMRIVDRDKLSKVNSIMSMGSQGMTPLASVLAGAILQGLGSSVLLFICSLGFTVTALLALKSKSMKEL from the coding sequence TTGAACAGTAATCCCGCAAAAAAAGACAATGTGTTTTTTAACCGGAACTTCCGGCTGGTTTTCTTCGGCGCACTGGTATCGGAAATCGGCGCGCTGCTTTACAGCTTCGCCGTCGGCTTTTACATCCTGCAGATCAGCAACAACAACGCCTTCCTGCAGGGCCTGTACCTGGCGCTGAACGGCGTCACCCTGCTCCTCTTCACTCCTGTGGGCGGCGTGCTGGGCGACCGTTTCAACATCGCAAAGATTATGTATATCTGCGACTTCCTGAAGGGCACCATCATCATCCTCGCCACCGCACTGATGCTCCTCTTCCCGGAAGCAAACACCCAAATCGTGATCCTGTTTGTGCTGGGCATCCTGGGCAGCATCATCAGCGGTGTCTTCAACCCGGCAGCCGGCGTCCTGCTGCCCCACATCGTGGAGGAGCAGAAGCTGCAGCAGGCCAACTCCTATTTTTCCATCAAGCACTCCCTGAACGGCATTGTAGGCGTTATGCTGGCCGGCATCCTGTATGCCGCCCTGCCGATCCATACCCTCTTCTTCATCATCGGTGCCTGTTTCATAGCTTCCGGTATCTCTGAAACCCAGATCCGCTATGAGCACACTCCGTCCAAAGGTCAGCTGACCCTGCGGGTTGCCCTCAATGATATGCGGGACGGCCTGAACTACCTGAAGACTAAAAAATCCGTCCTGGCGCTGCTGGGCTCCCTGCTGTTCATCAACTTCTTCTTTTCCCCCCTTGGAAGCAACTTCATCCCTTACTTTGTCCGGACAGATATTGCCGGAGCCGGATCCTATCTGCTGGATAAGATCCTGACGCCCGAACTCTGGTCCTCCGTGATCAACGTATGCATCGGCATCGGTTCGCTGGCCGGAGCTGCTATTCTCAGCACCCGGAAACCGACGGAGAAATGCGGCCATACCGTTGCGGTCTGCCTCTGTGTGATCGCGGCGCTGATGATCTCCTCCGCGCTGATTTACTGGCTGACGGTCGACCTGGGTAATGCCCTCAACGTATTCCTGATTGCCTTCTCTGCAGGCTGCCTGGTGCTGGGCGTGATGATCGCCTGGATCAACGTTCCTATCTCAACCACCATGATGCGTATTGTGGACCGGGACAAGCTGAGCAAGGTCAACAGTATCATGAGCATGGGATCCCAGGGCATGACTCCGCTCGCCTCCGTGCTGGCCGGCGCTATCCTGCAGGGACTCGGCTCCTCCGTACTGCTGTTCATATGCTCCCTCGGCTTTACCGTAACCGCGCTCCTGGCCCTGAAGAGCAAGTCGATGAAGGAACTCTGA
- a CDS encoding helix-turn-helix transcriptional regulator — MKLTLSENIRSFRKERKMTQEQLATVLGVTVGAVYKWESGLSVPELDLIVEMADFFDTSVDVLLGYRINDNRLDSIVSRLYTYSRTLDPAGIVEAEKALAKYPHSFKVVFACADLFLTYGANSKDSRFIRRALELDEQARVLLPQNDNPRISEANIIHNMSIAYYELDEKAKGVELLKQHNVLSHFSYEIGSTMAVFMNQTEEAVQYLSEALILGMSHMLCATIGFVFVYCSRGDWDSALNIVTCCNNLVSELRVDDQPGYMTKTHAEVLFLLAYVSWKKGLMEEARDALREAARLTNLFDSAPEYSLKSMRFIEHAEYTNAFDTLGPTAAKSIEYILNLLDDPFFTQQWKEILNLEQ; from the coding sequence ATGAAACTGACGCTGTCAGAAAACATCCGTTCTTTCCGGAAAGAGCGGAAAATGACCCAGGAACAGCTGGCCACTGTGCTTGGGGTGACAGTCGGCGCCGTATATAAATGGGAATCCGGACTGTCCGTGCCGGAACTGGACCTGATTGTGGAGATGGCGGACTTCTTCGATACCTCGGTGGACGTACTGCTGGGCTACCGGATCAATGACAACCGCCTGGATTCCATCGTCAGCCGGCTGTACACATACAGCAGGACACTGGATCCGGCAGGCATCGTCGAAGCGGAAAAAGCGCTGGCGAAATATCCGCATTCCTTCAAGGTTGTCTTTGCCTGTGCCGATCTTTTCCTGACGTACGGCGCCAACAGCAAGGATTCCCGGTTCATCCGCCGTGCGCTGGAACTGGATGAACAGGCAAGGGTGCTGCTTCCCCAGAATGACAATCCCCGCATCAGCGAAGCCAATATCATCCACAATATGTCCATCGCCTATTACGAGCTCGATGAAAAGGCAAAAGGGGTGGAACTCCTGAAGCAGCACAACGTGCTGAGCCATTTCAGCTATGAGATCGGCTCCACGATGGCGGTATTCATGAACCAGACGGAAGAAGCGGTTCAGTATCTGTCGGAAGCGCTTATACTCGGTATGTCGCACATGCTTTGCGCGACAATCGGTTTTGTTTTTGTTTACTGCTCCCGCGGAGACTGGGATTCCGCACTGAACATCGTCACCTGCTGCAACAACCTTGTATCCGAACTGAGAGTGGATGATCAGCCGGGCTACATGACCAAAACCCATGCCGAGGTGCTGTTCCTCCTGGCTTATGTCAGCTGGAAAAAAGGACTGATGGAAGAAGCCCGGGACGCCCTGCGGGAAGCCGCGAGGCTGACGAACCTTTTCGATTCCGCTCCCGAATACAGCCTTAAATCCATGCGGTTCATTGAACACGCAGAATACACCAACGCTTTTGATACACTGGGCCCCACGGCAGCCAAAAGCATTGAATACATACTGAACCTGCTGGACGATCCGTTCTTTACACAGCAATGGAAGGAGATCCTGAACCTTGAACAGTAA
- a CDS encoding NAD(P)H-hydrate dehydratase: MIRILSVENMRNSDAATIAAGTPGRELMLRAGKAIFGSVNWKPPVAILCGSGNNAGDGYVIAKLLHDAEIACVLILLSEKFSEDGAYYYSLCKEAGIPSLTWDASLDLSEYGTIVDCLFGTGFHGEVRGPAREAIEAVNRSSACVIAVDINSGLNGDSGMAETCVHSDLTVSVGSFQPGHFLNMAKDVMKAKINCDIGIEPVDRTYALIESSDLAELFQPRKNHSNKGTYGYSALIGGSKRYSGAIRLAGMANAAMRAGAGVVKLAVPDVIFSTVAPAVLESTLFPLSDDGNEIVFSEKEIAELVSNVKTVAFGMGIGTGEGAGQTLEYLLEHYAGRLIVDADGLNLLSRMDKDRIRNAACALILTPHIKEFSRLTGLSTEEILNSPIAAAEKYAKENKVILLLKGPATVITDGETTYLTDTGCAGMATAGSGDVLSGILAAILGYAADPLLGTAAAAWINGKAGEAAQRKYGSISMIASDTVESIAEIIQSVSATE; this comes from the coding sequence ATGATCAGGATCCTGTCTGTGGAGAACATGCGGAATAGCGACGCGGCAACCATCGCCGCCGGAACCCCGGGCCGGGAGCTGATGCTCCGGGCCGGCAAGGCCATCTTCGGCAGCGTGAACTGGAAGCCGCCGGTGGCCATCCTCTGCGGCAGCGGCAACAACGCAGGAGACGGATACGTCATCGCGAAGCTGCTGCATGACGCAGAAATCGCCTGTGTCCTGATCCTGCTTTCCGAAAAGTTTTCCGAAGACGGCGCATATTATTACAGCCTGTGCAAAGAAGCCGGCATCCCTTCCCTGACCTGGGACGCTTCCCTGGACCTGTCGGAATACGGCACCATCGTGGACTGCCTTTTCGGTACCGGCTTTCATGGCGAAGTCCGGGGTCCGGCACGGGAAGCCATCGAAGCAGTCAACCGGAGCAGCGCCTGTGTGATCGCGGTGGATATCAACAGCGGGCTGAACGGCGACAGCGGCATGGCGGAAACCTGTGTCCATTCCGATCTGACGGTTTCCGTAGGCAGTTTCCAGCCCGGGCATTTCCTGAACATGGCCAAGGACGTGATGAAGGCCAAAATCAACTGCGATATCGGGATCGAACCTGTGGACCGGACTTACGCGCTGATTGAGTCCTCCGACCTGGCGGAACTTTTCCAACCCCGGAAGAATCATTCCAACAAGGGCACCTACGGCTACAGCGCCCTCATCGGCGGATCCAAACGATACAGCGGCGCCATCCGGCTGGCAGGTATGGCCAATGCCGCCATGCGGGCCGGAGCAGGCGTGGTAAAGCTGGCCGTTCCGGACGTGATCTTTTCCACGGTGGCTCCCGCGGTGCTGGAAAGCACCCTGTTCCCGCTAAGTGATGACGGAAACGAAATCGTCTTCTCGGAAAAAGAAATCGCGGAGCTGGTTTCCAATGTGAAAACCGTCGCCTTCGGCATGGGCATCGGCACCGGGGAAGGCGCCGGACAAACGCTGGAATACCTGCTGGAACACTATGCCGGCCGGCTGATTGTGGACGCGGATGGGCTGAACCTCCTGTCCCGGATGGATAAGGACCGGATCCGGAATGCCGCCTGCGCCCTGATTCTGACGCCGCATATCAAGGAATTTTCCCGGCTGACAGGGCTTTCCACGGAAGAAATCCTGAACAGCCCCATTGCCGCAGCGGAAAAATACGCAAAGGAAAACAAGGTCATCCTGCTGCTGAAAGGCCCCGCCACCGTCATCACGGACGGAGAAACCACATACCTCACGGATACCGGGTGTGCGGGCATGGCCACCGCCGGCAGCGGTGACGTGCTGAGCGGCATCCTGGCCGCCATCCTGGGTTACGCGGCGGATCCCCTCCTCGGCACCGCGGCCGCCGCATGGATCAACGGCAAAGCGGGAGAAGCCGCGCAGAGGAAATACGGGAGCATCAGTATGATTGCCAGTGATACCGTGGAAAGCATCGCAGAAATAATCCAGAGTGTTTCCGCAACGGAATGA
- a CDS encoding AAA family ATPase, whose protein sequence is MEKGRILFLNGVTSSGKTSIVEALQARKDVFFYVVANDLFQEMIGEDYLRENYWKYLGEVIIMMYHTAKLFSDMGKNVLIDGILVEREGVAPHYERLLSILKDNPLDVVEVYCPPEICRERNIARGDRYESQSDEQAALMAPDIRYSLRVDTSIHSPEECAEQIIRNLF, encoded by the coding sequence ATGGAAAAGGGACGCATCCTCTTTTTAAACGGCGTGACCAGCTCGGGGAAAACCTCCATCGTGGAAGCGCTGCAGGCCCGGAAGGACGTATTCTTCTACGTTGTGGCCAACGACCTGTTCCAGGAAATGATCGGGGAAGACTATCTCCGGGAGAATTACTGGAAGTATCTCGGCGAAGTGATCATCATGATGTATCATACGGCGAAGCTGTTTTCAGACATGGGCAAGAACGTGCTGATTGACGGCATCCTGGTGGAGCGGGAAGGCGTCGCGCCGCATTATGAGCGGCTGCTCAGCATCCTGAAAGACAATCCGCTGGATGTGGTGGAAGTGTACTGCCCGCCGGAAATCTGCCGGGAACGCAACATTGCCCGGGGAGACCGGTATGAATCCCAGTCTGACGAGCAGGCAGCGCTGATGGCACCGGATATCCGCTACAGCCTGCGTGTGGATACCAGCATCCATTCACCTGAAGAATGCGCGGAACAGATCATCCGGAACCTGTTCTGA
- a CDS encoding sigma-70 family RNA polymerase sigma factor, with product MQGIKAPDPNLEQTFTEMVNTHQTALLRMCYLNLHDREMAEDAVQETFIKAYRALPFFRGACNPKTWLMRIAINTCRDIQRGSWLKHISRTVALDQLAEPSEYFSEDAVAVNLEIARLPVKLREAVLLYYYQNMKIEEVADVLGIGISSASERLKRAKEKLRTALKEVYFNE from the coding sequence ATGCAGGGGATCAAGGCGCCTGATCCAAACCTGGAGCAGACATTTACGGAAATGGTCAACACCCACCAGACCGCTTTGCTGCGTATGTGCTACCTGAATCTTCACGATCGGGAGATGGCAGAGGACGCTGTGCAGGAAACATTCATCAAGGCATACAGGGCACTGCCCTTCTTCCGCGGAGCCTGTAATCCAAAAACCTGGCTGATGCGGATCGCCATCAACACCTGCAGGGATATACAGCGGGGTTCCTGGCTGAAGCATATCAGCCGCACGGTCGCGCTGGACCAGCTGGCGGAACCTTCCGAGTACTTTTCGGAAGATGCGGTAGCCGTGAACCTGGAAATCGCCCGCCTGCCTGTGAAGCTCCGGGAAGCCGTGCTGCTTTACTATTATCAGAACATGAAGATTGAAGAGGTCGCCGATGTCCTGGGAATCGGAATCTCTTCAGCCTCAGAACGATTGAAAAGAGCAAAGGAGAAGCTGCGTACCGCGCTGAAGGAGGTGTATTTCAATGAGTGA
- a CDS encoding C39 family peptidase, whose amino-acid sequence MRRTVLFLPILLLCVLGVILSSCAENRTILPPGGYPTALDDEGADAYGGALDHTDSRYYTIVDYFWLEPEDDLRILPQFRTYQQTTEYTCGAASALMVLYRFGEETYDEMALAEAMKTDPEKGTTVEGMAEFFTGIGWDVDYHADTEYRFEDIETWRAYLAEKLDAGIPVMVDWEDWAGHWQVIVGLDGCGTEDPYDDVLILADPYDITDHCQDGFYIFPFGRFFDMWREGPCAAKDEPYVQPFVVAKPAA is encoded by the coding sequence TTGAGAAGAACCGTTTTGTTTCTCCCGATCCTGTTGCTGTGCGTGCTCGGAGTGATCCTCTCCTCTTGCGCGGAAAACCGGACGATTCTGCCTCCGGGCGGATATCCTACCGCACTGGATGACGAAGGCGCGGACGCGTATGGCGGCGCCCTGGATCATACGGATTCCCGCTATTACACCATCGTGGATTACTTCTGGCTGGAGCCGGAGGATGACCTGCGGATCCTGCCCCAGTTCCGTACCTACCAGCAGACCACGGAATATACCTGCGGCGCCGCCTCCGCCCTGATGGTCCTGTACCGTTTCGGCGAAGAGACCTATGACGAAATGGCCCTGGCCGAGGCCATGAAGACCGACCCGGAAAAAGGAACCACCGTGGAAGGCATGGCAGAGTTCTTTACAGGCATCGGCTGGGATGTGGATTATCACGCGGACACGGAATACCGCTTTGAGGATATCGAAACCTGGCGGGCTTATCTTGCGGAGAAGCTGGATGCCGGGATCCCGGTCATGGTGGACTGGGAGGACTGGGCCGGCCACTGGCAGGTTATTGTCGGCCTGGACGGCTGCGGCACGGAAGACCCGTATGACGACGTACTGATCCTGGCGGATCCCTATGACATCACCGATCACTGCCAGGACGGATTCTATATCTTCCCCTTCGGCCGTTTCTTTGACATGTGGCGGGAAGGCCCCTGCGCTGCCAAGGACGAGCCCTACGTCCAGCCCTTTGTCGTGGCAAAGCCGGCCGCCTGA
- a CDS encoding ABC transporter ATP-binding protein, producing the protein MEQEKKYSFRRNLAYCIRSTRQGCPRLLFFCLLVILVNCLVPVITAFLPKVVIEQITEGKPLRQLLLVTACLTGALALLGGLQKYMDQLIYWNKFTMNTFFLRLITRKGLTTDYRNQENEHFRKLQSESFGSCNGNFSYYAQTYDAVVLFFSNLLGFLAFAGILFTLHPLLILFLCLTTLVSFFLNRRINKWIEGTVSEKSGYEQRLRYVTEASDDLRAAKDIRLYRMVDWLNGIYDKNLKGLLGWYRNYTARLFGVSAADSALGFLREAVTYAFLLYLALEGKISVAEFVLYFNVVAGFSAWLGSLLGQVTDLQRLNQAMNRFRSYLEYPETYRREGGKLVGSLDSPERIELRDVSFRYDAEGEDVIHHFSLALEAGEHLAVVGLNGAGKTTLVKLLCGLTEPTEGTVTYNGTDIREYNREEYYRLFGAVFQDYSLLPVTIEEIVAEEEELNVDHERVETCLKQAGLWEKVSSLPEGVKSKYNRAFWDDGINLSGGETQKLLLARALYRNAPVIVLDEPTAALDPVSENRLYETYDEVMQGKTTIFISHRLASTRFCHRIVLIDHGQIAEEGTHEELLAKKGRYYELFETQAKYYRENPEGEVDHDEA; encoded by the coding sequence ATGGAACAGGAAAAGAAATACTCATTTCGCCGGAACCTGGCCTACTGTATCCGGTCGACCAGGCAGGGTTGTCCCAGGCTGCTGTTTTTCTGCCTGCTGGTCATCCTGGTCAACTGCCTGGTGCCGGTGATTACCGCCTTTTTGCCTAAGGTGGTCATAGAGCAGATCACGGAGGGAAAGCCCCTGCGGCAGCTGCTCCTTGTCACAGCCTGTCTGACCGGTGCGCTGGCCCTGCTGGGCGGCCTGCAGAAATACATGGACCAGCTGATCTACTGGAACAAGTTCACAATGAACACCTTCTTCCTGCGGCTGATCACCCGCAAAGGCCTGACCACCGATTACAGGAACCAGGAGAACGAGCATTTCCGGAAGCTGCAGAGCGAGAGCTTCGGCAGCTGCAACGGCAACTTTTCCTATTACGCCCAGACCTATGACGCCGTCGTGCTGTTCTTTTCCAACCTGCTGGGCTTCCTGGCGTTTGCCGGCATCCTGTTTACCCTGCATCCCCTGCTGATCCTTTTCCTCTGCCTGACCACGCTGGTCAGCTTTTTCCTGAACCGGCGGATCAACAAATGGATCGAGGGAACGGTGAGCGAAAAGTCCGGTTATGAGCAGCGGCTGCGGTACGTTACGGAAGCGTCGGATGACCTCCGGGCCGCGAAGGATATCCGGCTTTACCGGATGGTGGACTGGCTGAACGGCATTTATGATAAAAACCTGAAAGGCCTGCTGGGCTGGTACCGGAATTATACGGCCAGGCTCTTTGGCGTGTCCGCGGCGGACAGCGCCCTGGGTTTCCTCCGGGAGGCCGTCACCTACGCCTTCCTGCTGTACCTGGCGCTGGAGGGGAAAATCTCCGTAGCGGAGTTTGTGCTGTATTTCAATGTGGTGGCGGGATTCTCCGCCTGGCTGGGCAGCCTGCTGGGCCAGGTCACGGACCTGCAGCGGCTGAACCAGGCCATGAACCGCTTCCGCTCCTACCTGGAATACCCGGAAACCTACCGGCGGGAGGGAGGAAAGCTGGTCGGCAGCCTGGATTCTCCGGAAAGGATTGAACTGAGGGACGTCAGCTTCCGCTATGACGCGGAAGGGGAAGACGTGATCCATCACTTCAGCCTGGCGCTGGAGGCGGGAGAGCACCTGGCGGTGGTCGGCCTCAACGGTGCCGGCAAAACCACGCTGGTGAAGCTGCTCTGCGGCCTGACAGAGCCCACGGAAGGCACGGTAACCTATAACGGAACAGATATCCGTGAATATAACCGGGAGGAATACTACCGCCTTTTCGGCGCGGTATTCCAGGATTACTCCCTGCTGCCGGTCACGATTGAGGAGATCGTGGCGGAGGAGGAAGAGCTGAATGTAGATCACGAACGGGTGGAAACCTGCCTGAAGCAGGCGGGCCTGTGGGAGAAGGTTTCCTCCCTGCCCGAAGGCGTGAAGAGCAAATACAACCGGGCTTTCTGGGACGACGGCATCAACCTGTCCGGCGGCGAAACCCAGAAGCTGCTGCTGGCCCGGGCCTTATACCGGAACGCTCCGGTGATTGTGCTGGATGAACCGACGGCGGCGCTGGATCCGGTATCTGAAAACCGGCTGTATGAAACCTATGATGAGGTTATGCAGGGGAAGACCACGATCTTCATATCCCACCGCCTGGCCTCCACCCGCTTCTGCCACCGTATCGTGCTGATCGATCACGGGCAGATCGCGGAAGAGGGAACCCATGAGGAACTGCTCGCGAAAAAGGGCAGGTACTATGAGCTTTTCGAGACACAGGCCAAATACTACCGTGAGAACCCGGAAGGGGAGGTGGATCACGATGAAGCTTAA
- a CDS encoding ABC transporter ATP-binding protein, translated as MKLKNRIAITRRGYRMLGKYCPGLIRGKVIIAVLEALAPLVTVWFSARIINEIEGNRDTGTLILLVLLAVGINFAFSLIRNAMSRVVSEKESKMWNSFTKIFSDKQMNMRYADLEDQEIQKQRQKVQENLFMFGNGLGQLVWDTPSLVKVIVGIAASVALTASLFTAGTGNTLLDSRLWIIAAAGLMILSGLVNSRLRKKEDEFFKRWTDGTVWFNRAFMFYGHALYAETARAKDVRLYRQDRIADREMRKMNEMNLNNRETGRMSACEGGMELIRGICNALCYLYVAAKAGLGAFAVGSVVLYVGALMQLVKSFSDLFFILSENRVYTGHLEKLFEYLDLPDAKQQGSLPVSGTEHTIEFRNVSFRYPGSETDVLQNVNFTLRAGRKQALVGANGAGKTTFVKLLCRLYDPTEGQILLDGRDIREYDYDDYMKLFSFVFQDFKLFAFSLGENIAAGENYDAAKAEECIRKAALYDRYREMPDGLETCLYRDLSEKGVEISGGEAQKIALARALYKGSPVIVLDEPTAALDPIAEAQVYAGFSGMVEDRTAVYISHRLSSCQFCDEITVFDKGRIVQQGTHAELLENPAGKYRELWDAQAQYYIEQ; from the coding sequence ATGAAGCTTAAGAATCGGATCGCCATTACCCGCCGGGGATACCGGATGCTGGGGAAATACTGTCCCGGGCTGATCCGGGGCAAGGTAATTATCGCGGTACTGGAAGCCCTGGCGCCGCTGGTGACCGTCTGGTTCTCGGCCAGGATTATCAATGAAATCGAGGGAAACCGGGATACCGGTACCCTGATCCTGCTGGTGCTGCTGGCGGTGGGCATCAACTTTGCCTTCTCCCTGATCCGGAATGCCATGAGCCGGGTCGTCAGCGAGAAGGAATCCAAAATGTGGAACTCCTTTACAAAGATCTTTTCCGATAAGCAGATGAACATGCGCTACGCGGACCTGGAGGACCAGGAGATCCAGAAGCAGCGGCAGAAAGTGCAGGAAAACCTGTTCATGTTCGGCAACGGGCTGGGCCAGCTGGTCTGGGATACCCCGTCCCTGGTGAAGGTGATTGTTGGCATTGCGGCTTCCGTGGCGCTGACCGCCTCCCTCTTTACTGCCGGAACAGGGAATACCCTGCTGGATTCCCGGCTCTGGATTATCGCCGCCGCGGGGCTCATGATCCTGTCCGGCCTGGTCAATTCACGCCTCCGGAAGAAGGAGGATGAATTCTTTAAACGCTGGACCGATGGCACCGTCTGGTTCAACCGGGCATTCATGTTCTACGGCCACGCCCTGTACGCGGAAACCGCCCGGGCAAAGGACGTCCGGCTGTACCGCCAGGACCGGATTGCGGACCGGGAAATGCGGAAGATGAATGAGATGAACCTGAACAACAGGGAAACCGGAAGAATGAGCGCCTGCGAAGGCGGAATGGAACTGATCCGGGGGATCTGCAACGCGCTGTGCTATCTGTATGTCGCTGCCAAGGCCGGCCTGGGAGCCTTCGCGGTTGGCAGCGTGGTGCTGTATGTGGGTGCCCTGATGCAGCTGGTGAAGAGTTTCAGCGACCTGTTCTTCATTCTTTCCGAAAACCGGGTTTATACCGGACACCTGGAGAAGCTGTTTGAGTACCTGGATCTTCCGGACGCCAAACAGCAGGGAAGCCTGCCGGTCAGCGGAACGGAGCATACCATTGAGTTCCGGAATGTTTCCTTCCGGTATCCCGGCAGTGAGACGGACGTGCTGCAAAATGTGAACTTCACCCTGCGCGCGGGCCGGAAGCAGGCCCTGGTGGGGGCAAACGGCGCGGGCAAGACCACCTTTGTGAAGCTGCTCTGCCGCCTCTATGATCCGACGGAAGGACAGATCCTGCTGGACGGCAGGGACATCCGGGAATACGACTATGATGACTATATGAAGCTGTTTTCCTTCGTCTTCCAGGATTTTAAACTCTTCGCCTTCTCCCTGGGAGAAAACATCGCGGCCGGTGAAAACTATGACGCGGCAAAGGCGGAGGAATGTATCCGGAAAGCAGCTTTGTACGACCGGTACCGGGAAATGCCGGACGGCCTGGAGACCTGTCTCTACCGGGATCTGTCGGAAAAGGGCGTGGAAATCTCCGGCGGCGAGGCGCAGAAAATCGCGCTGGCCCGGGCACTGTACAAAGGGTCTCCGGTTATCGTGCTGGATGAGCCCACCGCCGCCCTGGATCCCATTGCCGAAGCCCAGGTCTACGCCGGCTTCAGCGGCATGGTGGAAGACCGGACGGCCGTATATATCAGCCACCGGCTTTCCTCCTGCCAGTTCTGTGATGAGATTACCGTGTTTGACAAAGGCCGGATCGTCCAGCAGGGAACCCACGCGGAATTGCTGGAGAACCCGGCGGGCAAATACCGGGAACTCTGGGACGCCCAGGCACAGTACTATATTGAACAGTAA
- a CDS encoding HAMP domain-containing histidine kinase has product MIRRLRRRMTLMVVAVLILVSAGIVLAIHLANEHSIAAQAEATLSMLAENSGSRPADTGRREDMPAMKPDENDPGRGARMNRGKKDFRGEPPALRSGTEADAAGLSNSYTISLSADGSVASWTSDRTDLYSDEQVSVMAESILAEGKESGRIGTQFYRKTEQNGQTMLVVLDARLDYLSASNVLRSTILIAAAACVLLSLLAALLIRRMVQPVEEAFTRQKQFVSDASHELKTPLAVISANAEVLEQEIGENENLGYIRSEIQRTDALVNNLLTLARLDRKEGTAEMKPFDLCHAVLNVVLPFESTVYEAGKTLETDIPEGIECTGNEEMIQQLTVILLSNALKYSNEGGRIEVSLKARGKLRELRVFNTGDPIAPEDQEKIFDRFWRADPAHGRETGSHGLGLAIARNIVETHKGRISVESSEGKGTAFSVILNA; this is encoded by the coding sequence ATGATCAGACGACTGCGCCGGCGCATGACCCTGATGGTGGTCGCTGTGCTGATCCTGGTCTCCGCCGGTATCGTGCTGGCCATTCACCTGGCCAATGAACACAGTATCGCCGCCCAGGCGGAAGCGACGCTCTCCATGCTGGCGGAAAACAGCGGTTCCCGTCCGGCGGACACCGGACGGCGGGAAGATATGCCCGCAATGAAGCCGGATGAGAACGACCCGGGCCGCGGCGCACGGATGAACCGGGGCAAAAAAGACTTCCGGGGTGAGCCGCCCGCCCTCCGCAGCGGTACCGAAGCCGATGCCGCCGGGCTGAGCAATTCCTATACCATTTCCCTGAGCGCAGACGGATCCGTCGCCTCCTGGACTTCGGACCGGACGGATCTGTATTCCGACGAGCAGGTATCCGTCATGGCGGAAAGCATCCTGGCGGAAGGAAAAGAAAGCGGCCGGATCGGCACCCAATTCTACCGGAAAACAGAACAGAACGGACAGACTATGCTGGTCGTACTGGACGCACGGCTGGATTACCTGTCCGCCTCCAACGTGCTCCGTTCAACCATCCTGATCGCGGCGGCAGCCTGCGTCCTGCTTTCCTTGCTGGCTGCACTGCTGATCCGGCGGATGGTACAGCCGGTGGAGGAAGCCTTCACCCGGCAGAAACAGTTTGTCTCCGACGCCAGCCATGAACTGAAAACGCCACTGGCCGTCATCTCTGCCAACGCCGAGGTACTGGAACAGGAGATCGGGGAAAATGAAAACCTGGGATATATCCGTTCTGAGATCCAGCGCACGGACGCCCTGGTCAACAACCTGCTGACCCTGGCCCGACTGGACCGGAAGGAAGGGACAGCAGAGATGAAGCCCTTCGATCTCTGCCATGCGGTGCTGAACGTGGTACTGCCTTTCGAAAGCACGGTCTATGAAGCCGGCAAAACGCTGGAAACGGATATTCCGGAGGGTATTGAATGCACCGGAAACGAGGAAATGATCCAGCAGCTGACCGTGATTCTGCTTTCCAACGCCCTGAAGTATTCCAACGAAGGCGGACGGATTGAAGTAAGCCTGAAAGCCAGGGGAAAGCTGCGGGAACTGCGGGTGTTTAACACAGGCGATCCCATTGCCCCGGAGGATCAGGAAAAGATCTTTGACCGCTTCTGGCGGGCGGATCCCGCTCACGGCAGGGAGACCGGCAGCCACGGACTGGGGCTTGCCATCGCCCGGAACATTGTGGAAACGCACAAGGGCCGGATCAGCGTGGAAAGCAGCGAAGGAAAAGGAACAGCGTTCAGCGTGATATTGAACGCTTAA